In Campylobacter concisus, the following are encoded in one genomic region:
- a CDS encoding molybdopterin-dependent oxidoreductase, with amino-acid sequence MQRRSFLKGTGAALAAAGTAPSLFGMEQFEVDFNPKSYKNEENVEYHYLTCPRNCRDACSMIAEIKDGKMVSIKGDPKHPLTQGTVCVKGHTYAMHLYNADRIMHPMKRVGKKGEGKWEKISWDQALKEIAAKLTEIKEKFGGEALTEFVYSGNEGHISKTIAPGNFFEKYGATRLVRNPCDWPRYAGTPSVIGTDFSKDALEIDESDMYISWGSNEAYTAVHWIRFAHRVKKRGGKIIVINTIRIPLANQADMFIQLKPSSDPAFCLAVCKFLIEEDLYDHEFVEKYTTGFEDLVHECSLYTYGELSEMCGASVDQIKVFAREYAHAKAPAIMHGDGGQRHFNGARLVRAVTFLPVLTGALTKLGGGLFWAYVHVKGCFNFDNCMPDLSPKDKDGKKIERQQVSYIEFGKGIQKENPTYLDKPINTVIRACINYNSNLMVTAPNTNLIKKRIMDDDFFLVVLDPYDIDTCDYADYVLPGVTFMESEDIQNDQISGYVCYNAQSVKPLGEAKTNLEFFNALAKAMGYTEECFNWDSETVCRRFLDTEFAKKQNITYEKLKSVGWIKPFRTPETMKDQFPYYPYTPKDKLIFGTKSGKCELYSQTFKDAGYHPVIDLETDWDYYEKSNKFGKDYLKKYPLYFMTPGTQLQDNSNWGNMPYILKRVIVKGNAELFMTREDMEARGIKNGDTVEATNEKGTAVFTAVETNQMNPGIVYAWNNIWVKVTKSRTGANILCSDGVSDLGNGSTYTASFCEVKKAAKQEM; translated from the coding sequence ATGCAAAGACGTTCTTTCCTAAAAGGCACCGGAGCAGCTCTAGCAGCAGCTGGAACAGCTCCTAGTCTATTTGGTATGGAGCAATTTGAGGTGGATTTTAACCCAAAATCCTATAAGAATGAGGAAAATGTAGAGTACCACTACCTAACCTGTCCTAGAAACTGCCGTGATGCCTGTTCGATGATCGCTGAGATCAAAGACGGCAAAATGGTAAGCATAAAAGGCGATCCAAAACACCCTCTAACGCAAGGCACAGTCTGCGTCAAGGGCCACACCTACGCCATGCACCTATATAACGCCGACCGCATCATGCACCCTATGAAAAGAGTCGGCAAAAAGGGCGAAGGAAAATGGGAAAAGATAAGCTGGGATCAAGCCCTAAAAGAGATAGCTGCAAAGCTAACTGAGATAAAAGAGAAATTTGGCGGCGAGGCTTTGACTGAGTTTGTCTACTCTGGCAACGAAGGACATATCTCGAAAACTATCGCACCGGGAAATTTCTTTGAAAAATATGGAGCCACAAGGCTTGTTAGAAACCCTTGTGACTGGCCAAGATACGCGGGTACTCCTAGCGTTATAGGTACTGACTTCTCAAAAGATGCACTTGAGATCGATGAGAGTGATATGTACATTAGCTGGGGATCAAACGAAGCTTACACAGCCGTACACTGGATAAGATTTGCTCACCGCGTTAAAAAAAGAGGCGGAAAGATCATCGTTATAAATACGATAAGAATTCCTCTTGCAAACCAAGCTGATATGTTTATCCAGCTAAAACCATCTAGTGACCCTGCATTTTGTCTAGCGGTCTGTAAATTTTTAATAGAAGAAGATCTATATGATCATGAATTTGTAGAAAAATACACAACAGGCTTTGAAGATCTAGTGCACGAGTGCTCACTCTATACCTATGGCGAGCTATCTGAGATGTGCGGAGCAAGTGTGGATCAGATAAAAGTCTTTGCTAGAGAGTACGCTCACGCAAAAGCACCAGCTATCATGCACGGCGACGGCGGACAAAGACACTTTAACGGAGCAAGACTTGTTCGTGCGGTTACATTTTTACCAGTTTTAACTGGCGCCTTGACAAAGCTTGGTGGCGGACTATTTTGGGCATATGTGCATGTAAAAGGCTGCTTTAATTTCGACAACTGTATGCCAGACCTATCTCCAAAAGATAAAGATGGCAAAAAGATAGAAAGACAGCAAGTAAGCTATATAGAATTTGGTAAAGGCATACAAAAAGAAAATCCAACATATCTTGACAAGCCTATAAACACGGTCATTAGAGCATGTATCAACTACAACTCAAATTTAATGGTAACAGCGCCAAATACAAATTTGATCAAAAAACGCATAATGGACGATGACTTCTTCTTAGTTGTCCTTGATCCATATGATATCGATACTTGCGACTATGCTGACTATGTGCTACCTGGTGTTACATTTATGGAGAGTGAGGATATCCAAAACGACCAAATTTCTGGATATGTTTGTTACAACGCTCAAAGTGTAAAACCTCTTGGCGAAGCTAAGACAAATTTAGAGTTCTTCAACGCTCTTGCAAAAGCGATGGGCTATACAGAAGAGTGCTTTAACTGGGATAGCGAAACAGTTTGCAGACGCTTTTTGGATACAGAATTTGCCAAAAAACAAAACATCACCTATGAAAAACTAAAATCAGTCGGCTGGATCAAGCCATTTAGAACGCCTGAAACGATGAAAGATCAGTTCCCGTACTACCCTTATACGCCAAAAGACAAACTAATATTTGGTACAAAGAGTGGAAAATGCGAGCTTTACTCACAAACCTTTAAAGACGCAGGATATCATCCAGTAATAGACCTTGAAACTGACTGGGACTACTATGAAAAGAGCAATAAATTTGGAAAAGACTATCTCAAAAAATATCCACTTTATTTCATGACGCCAGGTACTCAGCTCCAAGACAACTCAAACTGGGGCAATATGCCTTATATCCTAAAAAGGGTTATCGTTAAAGGCAATGCTGAGTTATTTATGACACGTGAAGATATGGAGGCTCGCGGTATCAAAAACGGAGACACAGTTGAGGCAACAAATGAAAAGGGAACAGCCGTCTTTACAGCAGTCGAGACAAATCAAATGAACCCAGGCATAGTCTATGCGTGGAACAACATCTGGGTAAAAGTGACTAAATCAAGAACTGGGGCAAATATACTTTGCTCTGATGGCGTTAGTGACCTAGGAAATGGCTCAACCTATACAGCTAGCTTTTGTGAAGTAAAAAAAGCAGCTAAACAAGAGATGTAA
- a CDS encoding disulfide bond formation protein B, which produces MQTKQNEIPANEQGFFNLMSLAITALVALPVGIACLVLGFGLGDNPCIMCWAERITMIAISLIALFIIRYGLKPGYLAALLLMACWGIFNGFIHYSLDGTFGGYLDIKQGFGLEILGAHTQFWVMVVDFCVIIFLALIFLFSKNLGLIMQKSSNGEYGDFLSYLPLGKFANLVFIVIILANCVQAFIASGPPPYLGSSTPPRMSIDPSKWFWEKDHWDSSLDFRFDWNPELPDLVK; this is translated from the coding sequence ATGCAAACGAAACAAAATGAAATCCCAGCAAACGAACAAGGCTTTTTCAACCTTATGTCACTAGCCATCACCGCTCTTGTGGCACTTCCAGTTGGTATCGCCTGCTTGGTGCTTGGCTTTGGACTAGGTGATAACCCTTGCATAATGTGCTGGGCCGAGAGGATCACGATGATAGCTATCAGCCTAATAGCACTTTTCATCATCAGGTACGGACTAAAGCCTGGCTATCTGGCAGCACTTTTACTAATGGCTTGCTGGGGCATATTTAACGGCTTTATCCACTACAGCCTAGATGGAACATTTGGTGGCTATCTTGACATCAAACAAGGTTTTGGCCTTGAAATTTTAGGTGCCCACACTCAGTTTTGGGTTATGGTTGTTGATTTTTGTGTGATCATATTTTTGGCTCTTATATTTTTGTTTAGCAAAAACTTAGGCCTTATAATGCAAAAAAGCTCAAATGGCGAATACGGCGACTTTCTAAGCTACTTGCCACTTGGCAAATTTGCAAATTTGGTCTTTATCGTGATCATACTTGCAAACTGCGTTCAAGCCTTTATAGCTTCTGGTCCACCACCATATCTAGGATCTAGCACACCACCTAGAATGAGCATCGATCCTTCAAAATGGTTCTGGGAAAAAGACCACTGGGATAGCTCACTTGACTTTAGATTTGACTGGAACCCTGAGCTTCCAGACCTAGTAAAGTAA
- a CDS encoding effector protein codes for MKFKDFKEKNSSNYDFFTADEMSYKEFVQLSFKEFLTSDSGSKWQLDIDDKRFNSFPNFTQKHQICISNLDYEDNVFQFRICSENNVSSLGYRMFTSFDSIHKDFVTDDIKHSDEVMMGLKLGELKEFPCISKCGWWIKDIWRDMYPILDETNSEEFVAGIIKNEFTKKMTEINECLKNAQDGGKLDEIIAKLKDKIN; via the coding sequence ATGAAATTTAAAGATTTTAAAGAAAAAAACAGTAGCAACTATGACTTTTTCACAGCTGATGAGATGAGCTATAAAGAATTTGTACAATTAAGCTTTAAAGAGTTTTTAACTAGCGATAGTGGCTCAAAGTGGCAGCTTGACATAGATGATAAAAGGTTTAACTCGTTTCCAAATTTCACCCAAAAACATCAAATTTGCATATCGAATTTAGACTATGAAGATAATGTTTTTCAGTTTAGAATTTGCTCTGAAAACAACGTATCAAGCCTTGGCTACCGCATGTTTACGAGCTTTGATAGCATACATAAAGACTTTGTCACAGACGATATCAAGCACTCTGATGAAGTTATGATGGGCCTAAAGCTTGGCGAGCTTAAAGAGTTTCCTTGCATATCAAAATGCGGCTGGTGGATCAAAGATATCTGGCGAGATATGTATCCTATCTTAGACGAGACTAACAGCGAGGAATTTGTAGCTGGCATTATAAAAAACGAATTTACCAAAAAGATGACCGAGATAAATGAGTGCCTAAAAAACGCTCAAGATGGCGGCAAGCTTGACGAAATTATTGCTAAACTAAAAGATAAAATCAACTAA